The nucleotide sequence AAAGCAGGGGTTACGGGTGACGCCTGCGGACCAAATCGGCGTGATTGCCGGCGCCCTGGCGGGCACGGCCAATAAAATGCTGCAAGGTCAGGCCATCAAGTCCGGGGTGAAAGCGGTGGGGCTAAGCCTGGCAGACGGTGGTCTGTGTCAGGTCACTGAGCTGGATCCTGAACTGGGAGCCGTCGGCAAAGCCGCGCCGGGAAACAGCCACTTAGTGTCCGGCATTATCGCGGCAGGTTATCTGCCGATTGTCAGCTCAATTGGCCTCACGGCCGATGGCGAGTTGATGAATGTCAATGCTGATCAGGCCGCGGTGGCTGTGGCGGCGGCGCTGGATGCCGAACTGGTGTTGCTGTCGGATGTCAGTGGCGTACTGGATGGCAAAGGGCATCTGATTGCCTCGCTGAGCGAGCCTCAGGCGGATGCGCTGATCCAGCAGGCGGTGATTACCGATGGCATGATTGTCAAAGTGAAAGCCGCATTTGAAGCTGCCAAAGGATTGGGACGTGCCGTCGAAATTGCCGGCTGGCGCTACCCGGAACAGTTGGTAAATCTGTTTGACGGGGAGCAAATCGGCACCCGATTTGTGCTCTGAACCCGCAGAATTGAGTACAAACGCTGGCGGCAAACCGGCGTTTGGATATAAAAATTACCCTGATTTCGTTTGATGTTTCAAACAGTAAAGATTGATATCGCCTGAACGGGTAGACCGTCGAGCAGGCAACAAAGGAGAGTAACAATGAGTAAGGTAAGTAAAGTTGTATTGGCCTATTCCGGCGGTCTGGACACATCGGCCATCATCCCATGGCTGAAAGAGAACTATGACTGCGAAGTGATCGCCTTCGTCGCCGATGTAGGCCAGGGTGAAGAGGAACTGGTCGGTATTGAAGAGAAGGCTCTGGCGTCAGGTGCATCGGCTTGTTATATCGCCGATCTGAAAGAAGAAATGGTCAAAGACTATATCTACCCAAGCCTGAAAACCGGCGCTGTGTATGAAGGCAAATATCTGTTGGGTACCTCAATGGCCCGTCCGATTATCGCCAAAGCACAGGTTGAGTGTGCGCTGGAAGTGGGCGCGGATGCCCTGTGCCACGGTTGTACCGGTAAAGGCAACGATCAGGTGCGTTTTGAAAGTGCCTACGCGGCCCTGGCACCACAACTGACTGTGATTGCCCCTTGGCGTGAATGGGATCTGCGCAGCCGGGAAGCTCTGCTGGATTATCTGGCCGAGCGTAAGATTCCAACCACGGCAACGCTGGAAAAAATCTATTCCCGTGACGCGAATGCCTGGCACATTTCAACCGAAGGCGGCGTGCTGGAAAACACTTGGAACCAGTCCAACGAGCTGTGCTGGGTATGGACCAAAGATCCGGAAGATGCGCCGAACACCCCGGAAGAAGTGTCTGTACTGATCGAAAAAGGCGAGATTG is from Photobacterium sp. TLY01 and encodes:
- the argB gene encoding acetylglutamate kinase — its product is MEQSPLVIKLGGAVLSCTDTLEKVFGAINAYQAKANRPLVLVHGGGYLVDDLMKKLNLPTVKKQGLRVTPADQIGVIAGALAGTANKMLQGQAIKSGVKAVGLSLADGGLCQVTELDPELGAVGKAAPGNSHLVSGIIAAGYLPIVSSIGLTADGELMNVNADQAAVAVAAALDAELVLLSDVSGVLDGKGHLIASLSEPQADALIQQAVITDGMIVKVKAAFEAAKGLGRAVEIAGWRYPEQLVNLFDGEQIGTRFVL
- a CDS encoding argininosuccinate synthase; translation: MSKVSKVVLAYSGGLDTSAIIPWLKENYDCEVIAFVADVGQGEEELVGIEEKALASGASACYIADLKEEMVKDYIYPSLKTGAVYEGKYLLGTSMARPIIAKAQVECALEVGADALCHGCTGKGNDQVRFESAYAALAPQLTVIAPWREWDLRSREALLDYLAERKIPTTATLEKIYSRDANAWHISTEGGVLENTWNQSNELCWVWTKDPEDAPNTPEEVSVLIEKGEIVAVDGKAMSPYEALVYLNKKGAEHGVGRIDIVENRLVGIKSRGCYETPGGTIMMEALRAVEQLVLDKESFEFRESIGLKASHLIYDGRWFTPLCRSLLAAANELAQDVNGEVVLKLYKGQVTAVQKRSPNSLYSEEFATFGEDEVYDHSHAGGFIRLYSLASRIRALNEQKK